The Pseudarthrobacter sulfonivorans genome includes a window with the following:
- the dcd gene encoding dCTP deaminase, with protein MLISDRDIRAELDSQRIVLEPYDPVMVQPSSVDVRIDRFFRLFDNHKYAHIDPAEEQPELTRLVEVESGEPFILHPGEFVLGSTYEAVTLPDDIAARLEGKSSLGRLGLLTHSTAGFIDPGFSGHVTLELSNMATLPIKLWPGMKIGQLCFFRLTSAAEFPYGSGEYGNRYQGQRGPTASRSHLNFHRTEV; from the coding sequence GTGCTGATCTCTGACCGCGATATTCGTGCCGAACTAGACTCCCAACGGATTGTCCTCGAACCTTACGATCCCGTGATGGTCCAGCCGTCGTCGGTGGACGTGCGGATCGACCGGTTCTTCCGACTTTTCGACAACCATAAGTACGCGCACATCGACCCCGCCGAAGAGCAGCCCGAGCTGACGCGGCTTGTGGAGGTGGAGAGCGGTGAGCCGTTCATCCTGCACCCCGGCGAGTTTGTCCTGGGTTCCACCTACGAGGCCGTCACGTTGCCCGACGACATTGCTGCGCGGTTGGAAGGCAAGTCGTCCCTGGGCCGGCTGGGCCTGCTGACGCACTCCACGGCCGGGTTCATTGATCCGGGGTTTTCCGGCCACGTCACGCTGGAGCTGTCCAACATGGCCACGCTGCCCATCAAGCTCTGGCCCGGCATGAAGATCGGCCAGCTGTGCTTCTTCCGGCTGACCTCTGCTGCTGAGTTCCCGTACGGTTCCGGCGAATACGGCAACCGCTACCAGGGCCAGCGCGGGCCGACAGCCAGCCGCAGCCACCTGAACTTCCACCGCACCGAGGTCTGA
- a CDS encoding CAP domain-containing protein, with translation MKKFAAPAAVAMLCALALLSPAAGLHSGPRENAPSVQAGAFGPRTVTLGPSGTADDGGAPDVETGTGSPLAPAVEPVITPASPAGEGTSGTAAAPPAATVAAPETTTSEPIAPEPPSLPPLWAPESELAHNKTAAPAPPAPATESLTTESLGTEALVPDSNTAAILTVFNEINNYRVSKGLAPVKYHPTVAGMAQEWSNSIASRDVIEHRASFWTDPRAMNPSSGGEVIAIRTDRNAAQLVEWWKNSEGHNAMLLDPRFNVMGAGISYTNNLFTIWGVVNFFGYTTLPAGTVTSPGGSSAGGGAFPPPPPTMCDPAVKHMPPTLDLSSAAINSAADLVTINAAGQLINRPSTGNRTFGAAKVIDSGFGTAKEVFTTDWDRDGAYDLLTQWNDGRLTLHPGFAGGGFGASVTLGQSGWAPLTLAVGGWCANNRLPQVVALEGTNLYLYPNVGLADMSSRTLMASGVAARKLSMVDYDADGFQDLLAIKSDGAVQLYRGAGTPAPRVEARLTVTTGWQDVTGIRPLRDVTALNSTGVALRRANDVVQYWDLSSGSLASPSNITGSWAGQRLAQ, from the coding sequence TTGAAAAAATTCGCGGCGCCCGCCGCTGTGGCCATGTTGTGCGCGCTCGCCCTCCTGTCCCCGGCCGCCGGCTTGCATTCCGGCCCGCGGGAGAATGCGCCGTCCGTCCAGGCAGGTGCCTTTGGACCGCGCACGGTCACGTTGGGACCGTCGGGAACAGCGGACGACGGCGGCGCACCCGACGTTGAGACCGGCACCGGTTCCCCGCTCGCCCCAGCCGTGGAACCGGTGATCACACCGGCGTCACCCGCCGGAGAAGGCACGTCAGGGACCGCAGCAGCGCCGCCGGCGGCGACGGTGGCTGCGCCCGAGACCACCACGTCCGAACCAATTGCGCCCGAGCCGCCCTCCCTGCCACCCCTCTGGGCCCCCGAATCCGAACTGGCCCACAACAAAACTGCCGCTCCAGCCCCGCCGGCCCCCGCAACGGAATCCCTCACTACCGAATCCCTTGGCACCGAGGCCCTGGTGCCGGACAGCAACACGGCCGCCATCCTCACGGTTTTCAACGAAATCAACAACTACCGGGTGTCCAAGGGCCTGGCCCCGGTCAAGTACCACCCCACGGTGGCCGGCATGGCGCAGGAATGGTCCAACAGCATCGCGTCCCGGGATGTCATTGAGCACCGTGCCAGCTTCTGGACCGACCCCCGCGCCATGAATCCGAGCAGCGGCGGTGAGGTCATTGCCATCCGCACGGACCGCAACGCGGCGCAGTTGGTGGAGTGGTGGAAAAACTCCGAGGGCCACAACGCCATGCTGCTAGACCCGCGCTTCAACGTCATGGGCGCCGGGATCTCCTACACGAACAATCTGTTCACCATCTGGGGTGTGGTGAACTTCTTCGGCTACACCACCCTGCCCGCCGGCACCGTCACGTCGCCCGGGGGCAGCTCCGCCGGCGGAGGCGCCTTCCCCCCTCCGCCGCCGACCATGTGCGACCCGGCCGTCAAACACATGCCGCCCACCCTGGATTTGAGCAGCGCGGCGATCAACAGTGCCGCCGATCTGGTGACCATCAACGCGGCCGGCCAGCTCATCAACCGTCCCTCCACAGGGAACAGGACCTTTGGTGCTGCCAAGGTCATCGACTCCGGTTTCGGAACGGCCAAGGAAGTGTTCACCACGGACTGGGACCGCGACGGCGCCTATGACCTGCTGACCCAGTGGAACGACGGCCGGCTGACGCTCCATCCGGGGTTCGCCGGCGGCGGCTTCGGCGCTTCGGTCACCCTCGGCCAGTCCGGCTGGGCGCCGTTGACGCTGGCCGTCGGCGGCTGGTGCGCCAACAACCGGCTCCCCCAGGTGGTCGCCCTGGAGGGCACCAACCTCTACCTCTACCCGAACGTGGGCCTGGCCGACATGTCCTCGCGCACCCTCATGGCCAGCGGCGTAGCGGCCAGGAAGTTGAGCATGGTGGATTATGACGCCGACGGTTTCCAGGATCTCCTGGCGATTAAGTCCGACGGCGCCGTGCAGCTTTACCGCGGAGCCGGCACTCCGGCGCCACGCGTCGAAGCCCGGCTCACCGTCACCACCGGCTGGCAAGACGTCACCGGGATCCGTCCACTCCGTGATGTCACGGCCCTGAATTCCACGGGAGTGGCACTCCGCCGGGCCAACGATGTGGTGCAGTACTGGGACCTGAGCAGCGGAAGCCTTGCGTCGCCGTCGAACATTACCGGCAGCTGGGCGGGCCAGCGGCTGGCGCAGTAG
- a CDS encoding SRPBCC family protein, giving the protein MVFAEHEVLIRCDAMTVYAFLVDGMNLPLWRKGIRSIGLMSGAAGTKGAVYRQTTTGRSGRTIPADFEITQARPGAEIQFRVISGPSQPTGGYYLSTEPAGTRVRFALEYQPKGLLGLMNTGIQRTIRAEVSQLARLKDVLEVRTAA; this is encoded by the coding sequence ATGGTATTTGCAGAGCACGAGGTGCTTATCCGGTGCGACGCAATGACCGTGTACGCGTTCCTGGTGGACGGAATGAACCTTCCCCTATGGCGCAAGGGCATCCGCAGCATCGGCTTGATGTCCGGTGCCGCCGGAACCAAGGGCGCTGTGTACCGGCAGACAACCACGGGCCGGTCAGGACGGACAATCCCCGCCGACTTTGAAATAACGCAGGCCAGGCCGGGCGCCGAGATCCAGTTCCGTGTGATCTCGGGACCGTCGCAGCCCACCGGCGGGTACTACCTCAGCACCGAACCGGCCGGCACCCGCGTCAGGTTCGCCCTCGAGTACCAGCCCAAAGGCCTCCTGGGCCTGATGAACACCGGCATCCAGCGCACCATCAGGGCCGAAGTGTCCCAGCTCGCACGGCTCAAAGATGTCCTGGAAGTGCGGACGGCCGCCTAA
- a CDS encoding LysR family transcriptional regulator — MYEPTQLRSFLAVAETLSFTKAAERLGLAQPTVSQHVRKLETAAKRILISRDTRDVRLTDNGDAMAGFARTILSAHDAATRYFSGSAMRGRLRFGTADDLAITGLPRILREFRQVYPQINLELTVGQSDQLYKKLNAGQLDLVFVKWVAGVKDGTVVQHDTFSWVGLEQTSLEPGHPVPLISYPSPSLSRKLAIDALESSGRTWRITCTTRQISGVLAALRAGIGVAVMPTSLVPEDLKIITRRFDLPPVGDVDFTLIRNPLANAEVIDALTQTIVGRTLKKSV; from the coding sequence GTGTACGAACCCACCCAGCTCCGTTCCTTCCTGGCCGTAGCCGAGACGCTCAGCTTTACCAAGGCCGCGGAGCGCCTGGGCCTGGCACAGCCCACCGTCAGCCAGCATGTCCGCAAGCTGGAGACGGCGGCGAAGCGCATCCTCATCAGCAGGGACACCCGCGATGTCCGGCTCACGGACAACGGTGACGCGATGGCCGGCTTCGCCCGCACCATCCTTTCGGCCCACGATGCCGCCACACGTTACTTCTCCGGCTCGGCCATGCGGGGCCGGCTACGGTTCGGCACGGCGGACGACCTCGCCATCACCGGCCTCCCCCGGATCCTTCGGGAGTTCCGCCAGGTCTATCCACAGATCAACCTTGAGCTCACCGTTGGCCAGAGCGACCAGCTGTATAAGAAACTCAATGCCGGCCAGCTGGACCTGGTGTTTGTGAAGTGGGTGGCTGGCGTCAAGGACGGCACGGTGGTCCAGCACGACACCTTTTCCTGGGTGGGGCTGGAGCAGACGTCACTGGAGCCCGGGCATCCCGTACCGCTGATCTCCTACCCCTCCCCCAGCCTCAGCCGGAAGCTGGCCATCGATGCACTGGAATCAAGCGGCCGGACCTGGCGAATCACATGCACTACCCGGCAGATCAGCGGTGTCCTGGCGGCACTCCGGGCAGGCATCGGCGTGGCTGTGATGCCGACGTCGCTGGTTCCCGAAGACCTCAAGATCATCACCCGCCGGTTCGACCTGCCTCCAGTGGGCGATGTGGATTTCACCCTGATCCGGAACCCGCTGGCCAACGCCGAAGTGATCGATGCGCTGACCCAGACCATCGTCGGGCGGACGCTCAAGAAGTCGGTTTGA
- a CDS encoding proline dehydrogenase family protein translates to MTHTATEAAGQTDVPQARALAADTITLVRRWLTEASKVPVDASAEQLAGVLKDPNGLDFTVGFVDGVVRPEDLHVAARNLAALAPKVPAFLPWYMRSAVRLGGTMAPVLPQVVIPIARRVLREMVGHLIVDATDAKLGPAIAKIRKDGIKLNVNLLGEAVLGEHEASRRLAGTHTLLARPDVDYVSIKVSSTVAPHSAWAFDEAVEHVVEKLTPLFTKAASFAGAASGAGAATNAKFINLDMEEYKDLDMTIAVFTRILDKPEFKNLEAGIVLQAYLPDALSAMIRLQDWAAERRANGGAAIKVRVVKGANLPMEQVESSLHDWPLATWHTKQDSDTNYKRVINYSLHPDRINNVRIGVAGHNLFDIAFAWLLAKQRGVESGIEFEMLLGMAQGQAEAVKKDVGSLLLYTPVVHPAEFDVAIAYLIRRLEEGASQDNFMSAVFELSENQVLFEREKQRFLASLDTLDDEVPPANRQQNRSLPPQPLPRDTFANTPDTDPSLPANRTWGRAILDRVPTSTLGNAAVDAATISDADTLNTVIATAVEKGKAWGALTGDQRAEILHRAGDVLEARRADLLEVMASETGKTIDQGDPEVSEAVDFAHYYAESARKLEKVDGATFVPAKLTVVTPPWNFPVAIPAGSTLAALAAGSAVVIKPAKQARRSGAVMIEALWEAGVPKDVLTMVQLGERELGQQLISHPSVDRVILTGGYETAELFRSFRKDLPLLAETSGKNAIIVTPSADLDLAAKDVAYSAFGHAGQKCSAASLVILVGSVAKSKRFHNQLVDAVTSLKVGYPQDPTSQMGPIIEPADGKLLNALTTLGEGETWAVEPKKLDETGRLWSPGVRYGVRRGSYFHLTEFFGPVLGVMTADTLEEAIAIQNQIEYGLTAGLHSLNPDELGTWLDSVQAGNLYVNRGITGAIVQRQPFGGWKKSAVGAGTKAGGPNYLAGLGDWVSADAAVTLAVTNAGVGRIQNAAAGELQPAEIESLQRSLGSDALAWAHEFGTAKDVSGLSAERNIFRYRALPVTVRLSEGAPLAHLARTVAAGVLAGSALTVSTAVELPAQLRAVLTGLDITVTVESDAGWLASAARLAAAGRLSGARIRLIGGDATALAEATDGRPDLAIYAHAVTEAGRVELLPFLHEQAISITAHRFGTPNHLSDELI, encoded by the coding sequence ATGACTCACACTGCAACGGAAGCCGCCGGACAGACAGACGTCCCGCAGGCCCGTGCCCTCGCGGCGGACACCATCACCCTGGTGCGCCGCTGGCTGACCGAGGCTTCGAAAGTTCCCGTTGACGCCTCGGCCGAGCAGCTCGCCGGTGTGCTGAAGGACCCGAACGGCCTGGACTTCACCGTTGGCTTCGTGGACGGCGTGGTCCGTCCCGAAGACCTGCATGTGGCTGCCCGCAACCTCGCCGCCCTGGCGCCCAAGGTCCCGGCGTTCCTGCCCTGGTACATGCGCAGCGCCGTCCGCCTCGGCGGCACCATGGCCCCGGTCCTGCCGCAGGTGGTCATCCCGATCGCCCGCCGCGTGCTCCGCGAAATGGTGGGCCACCTGATCGTCGACGCCACCGACGCCAAGCTGGGCCCGGCCATCGCCAAGATCCGCAAGGACGGCATCAAGCTCAACGTGAACCTCCTCGGCGAGGCCGTCCTTGGCGAGCACGAGGCTTCCCGCCGGCTCGCGGGAACCCACACACTCCTGGCCCGCCCGGACGTGGACTACGTCTCCATCAAGGTTTCCTCCACCGTGGCCCCGCATTCCGCCTGGGCGTTCGACGAGGCCGTGGAGCACGTCGTGGAGAAGCTCACGCCGCTGTTCACCAAAGCCGCCTCCTTCGCGGGCGCCGCGTCAGGCGCTGGCGCGGCGACGAACGCCAAGTTCATCAACCTGGACATGGAGGAATACAAGGACCTGGACATGACCATCGCGGTCTTCACCCGGATCCTGGACAAACCCGAGTTCAAGAACCTGGAAGCCGGCATCGTGCTGCAGGCCTACCTGCCCGACGCCCTTTCCGCCATGATCCGCCTGCAGGACTGGGCCGCCGAACGCCGCGCCAACGGCGGAGCCGCGATCAAGGTCCGCGTGGTCAAGGGCGCCAACCTGCCCATGGAACAGGTGGAGTCCTCGCTGCACGACTGGCCGCTGGCCACCTGGCACACCAAGCAGGACTCGGACACCAACTACAAGCGCGTCATCAACTACTCGCTGCACCCGGACCGGATCAACAACGTCCGGATCGGAGTGGCCGGCCACAACCTCTTCGACATCGCCTTCGCTTGGCTGCTCGCCAAGCAGCGCGGCGTGGAGTCCGGCATCGAATTCGAGATGCTGCTGGGCATGGCGCAGGGCCAGGCTGAAGCGGTCAAGAAGGACGTCGGCTCGCTCCTGCTGTACACCCCGGTGGTGCACCCGGCCGAGTTCGACGTCGCCATCGCCTACCTGATCCGCCGCCTGGAAGAGGGCGCCAGCCAGGACAACTTCATGTCCGCCGTGTTTGAACTCAGTGAAAACCAAGTGCTGTTCGAGCGCGAGAAGCAGCGCTTCCTCGCCTCCCTGGACACGCTCGACGACGAGGTCCCCCCGGCCAACCGGCAGCAGAACCGCAGCCTCCCGCCGCAGCCCCTGCCGCGTGACACGTTCGCGAACACCCCGGACACCGACCCGTCGCTGCCCGCCAACCGCACCTGGGGCCGGGCCATCCTGGACCGTGTCCCGACCTCCACTCTGGGCAACGCCGCCGTCGACGCCGCCACCATCAGTGACGCGGATACCCTCAACACCGTCATCGCCACCGCCGTCGAGAAGGGCAAGGCCTGGGGCGCCCTGACCGGCGACCAGCGCGCCGAGATCCTGCACCGCGCCGGCGACGTCCTCGAGGCCCGCCGCGCCGACCTCCTGGAGGTCATGGCCAGCGAAACCGGCAAAACCATCGACCAGGGCGATCCCGAGGTCAGCGAAGCCGTGGACTTCGCGCACTACTACGCAGAGTCCGCCCGGAAGCTGGAAAAGGTCGACGGCGCCACGTTCGTCCCGGCCAAACTCACCGTGGTGACCCCGCCGTGGAACTTCCCGGTGGCCATCCCGGCAGGGTCCACCCTCGCGGCACTCGCCGCCGGCTCCGCCGTCGTGATCAAACCCGCGAAGCAGGCCCGCCGCAGCGGTGCCGTGATGATCGAAGCACTCTGGGAAGCCGGCGTCCCGAAGGACGTGCTGACCATGGTCCAGCTCGGAGAGCGTGAACTCGGCCAGCAGCTGATCTCCCACCCGTCCGTGGACCGCGTGATCCTGACCGGCGGCTACGAGACAGCGGAACTCTTCCGCTCCTTCCGCAAGGACCTGCCGCTGCTGGCCGAAACCAGCGGCAAAAACGCCATCATCGTCACGCCGAGTGCGGATCTGGACCTGGCCGCCAAGGACGTGGCGTACTCCGCGTTCGGCCATGCCGGCCAGAAGTGCTCGGCAGCATCACTGGTGATCCTGGTGGGCTCTGTTGCCAAGTCCAAGCGCTTCCACAACCAGCTGGTCGACGCCGTCACCTCGCTGAAGGTGGGTTACCCGCAGGACCCCACCAGCCAGATGGGCCCCATCATCGAGCCCGCCGACGGCAAGCTCCTGAACGCCCTCACCACCCTCGGCGAAGGCGAAACCTGGGCGGTGGAACCGAAGAAGCTCGACGAAACCGGCCGCCTGTGGAGCCCCGGCGTGCGCTACGGCGTCCGCCGCGGATCATACTTCCACCTCACCGAATTCTTCGGACCGGTCCTCGGCGTCATGACCGCTGACACGCTCGAAGAGGCCATCGCCATCCAGAACCAGATCGAGTACGGCCTCACCGCCGGCCTGCACTCCCTGAACCCGGACGAGCTCGGCACCTGGCTGGATTCCGTCCAGGCCGGCAACCTCTACGTGAACCGCGGCATCACCGGCGCCATCGTGCAGCGCCAGCCCTTCGGCGGCTGGAAGAAATCCGCCGTCGGCGCCGGAACCAAAGCCGGCGGACCCAACTACCTCGCCGGCCTCGGCGACTGGGTTAGCGCGGACGCCGCAGTCACGCTGGCCGTCACCAACGCGGGTGTCGGCCGCATCCAGAACGCCGCCGCAGGCGAACTGCAGCCGGCTGAGATTGAGTCGCTGCAGCGCTCCCTCGGGTCTGATGCCCTGGCCTGGGCCCACGAGTTCGGCACCGCCAAGGACGTTTCCGGCCTGAGCGCGGAACGGAACATCTTCCGCTATCGCGCGCTGCCGGTCACCGTGCGGCTCTCCGAAGGTGCCCCGCTGGCCCACCTCGCGCGGACCGTGGCGGCCGGTGTCCTGGCCGGCTCGGCACTGACGGTGTCCACCGCCGTCGAACTTCCCGCCCAGCTGCGGGCCGTGCTCACCGGGCTGGACATCACGGTCACTGTGGAGTCCGACGCCGGCTGGCTGGCTTCGGCGGCACGCCTCGCCGCGGCGGGCAGGCTGTCCGGTGCGCGGATCCGCCTGATCGGCGGCGACGCCACCGCCCTCGCGGAGGCCACGGACGGGCGTCCTGACTTGGCGATCTACGCCCACGCGGTCACCGAAGCCGGACGGGTAGAGCTGCTGCCGTTCCTGCACGAGCAGGCCATCAGCATAACGGCCCACCGCTTCGGCACCCCGAACCACCTCTCCGATGAGCTGATCTAG
- a CDS encoding N(5)-(carboxyethyl)ornithine synthase translates to MSGQQSHLTLGVLASTRKPDERRLPIHPLHFERIAPELRQRIILEQGYGERFGVSDDQLSTLVGKMATKEALLAEADVVLLPKPQPEDLAELRGGQILWGWPHCVQDRAITQLAIDKKLTLIAFEAMNHWASDGGFGLHVFHKNNELAGYCSVLHALSLTGSTGDYGRRLSAVVIGFGATARGAVTALNAHGIHDVQVLTNRGVAAVGAPIHSVNIVQFDHDDQAPFLSQVITERGRVPLAPFLAESDIVVNCTLQDPNNPLTYLRTEDLAAFSPGSLIVDVSCDEGMGFSWARSTTFAEPMFTIGDHINYYAVDHSPSYLWNSSSWEISQALLPFLETVIGGPSEWDGNETISRAIEIREGVVLNKDVLEFQRREAEYPHLPA, encoded by the coding sequence GTGAGTGGCCAACAGAGCCACCTGACCCTCGGCGTCCTGGCGTCCACCCGGAAACCGGACGAACGCCGCCTCCCCATCCACCCCCTGCATTTCGAGCGGATCGCTCCGGAACTGCGCCAGCGCATCATCCTGGAGCAGGGCTATGGTGAGCGCTTCGGCGTCTCGGATGACCAGCTCTCAACCCTCGTGGGCAAAATGGCCACCAAGGAAGCGCTGCTGGCGGAGGCCGACGTCGTACTCCTGCCCAAGCCACAGCCGGAGGACCTCGCGGAACTGCGCGGCGGCCAGATCCTCTGGGGCTGGCCGCACTGTGTCCAGGACCGCGCCATCACCCAGCTGGCCATCGACAAGAAGCTCACGCTCATCGCGTTCGAAGCGATGAACCACTGGGCGAGCGACGGCGGTTTTGGGCTGCACGTCTTCCACAAAAACAACGAGCTGGCCGGCTACTGCTCGGTGCTTCATGCGCTCTCGCTCACCGGCTCCACGGGTGACTACGGCCGCCGGCTCAGTGCCGTGGTGATCGGCTTCGGCGCGACCGCCCGCGGCGCCGTGACCGCGCTGAACGCGCATGGCATCCACGACGTGCAGGTGCTGACCAACCGCGGAGTTGCGGCCGTTGGCGCCCCGATCCACTCGGTCAACATTGTCCAGTTTGATCACGACGACCAGGCCCCCTTCCTGAGCCAGGTCATCACCGAGCGGGGCCGGGTTCCGCTGGCGCCGTTCCTGGCCGAGAGCGACATCGTGGTCAACTGCACGCTGCAGGATCCGAACAATCCGCTGACGTATTTGCGGACTGAGGACCTCGCGGCGTTCAGCCCGGGCAGCCTGATCGTGGACGTTTCGTGCGACGAGGGAATGGGCTTCAGCTGGGCGCGGTCCACCACGTTCGCGGAACCGATGTTTACTATCGGCGACCACATCAACTATTACGCGGTGGACCACAGCCCGTCCTACCTCTGGAATTCCTCCAGCTGGGAGATCAGCCAGGCCCTGCTGCCGTTCCTTGAGACAGTCATCGGCGGCCCCTCGGAGTGGGACGGGAACGAAACCATTTCCCGCGCCATCGAAATCCGCGAGGGCGTGGTCCTCAACAAGGACGTGCTGGAGTTCCAGCGGCGCGAGGCCGAGTACCCGCACCTGCCGGCTTAG
- a CDS encoding cation:proton antiporter codes for MDPLALTLIELGAVVFCLGLLARLAGRIGMSPIPLYLVGGLAFGAGGVVKLEGMHEFAHLSGEIGVILLLLMLGLEYTAAELFTGLRRSWQAGVLDLVLNFIPGAALALLLGWGAVGAMVMGGVTYISSSGIAAKVITDLGRIGNRETPVVLSILVFEDLAMAVYLPILTATLAGVSFLGGLTTVAISLAVVTVVLMVALRHGHRVSKAVHSENSEVFLLNLLGAALLVAGIASALQVSAAVGAFMLGIAISGATAHSATRILEPLRDLFAAIFFVAFGLNTDPSTIPPVLGWALILAAITATTKMLTGIWAAKRAGIARPGRFRAGAALIARGEFSIVIAGLAVASGVVPDDLAALATAYVLIMAVLGPLAARYVEPVLKAFGGPVRLAAKA; via the coding sequence ATGGACCCGCTGGCCCTGACCCTCATTGAACTGGGGGCCGTTGTGTTCTGCCTTGGCCTCCTGGCCAGGCTGGCCGGACGGATCGGAATGTCACCCATCCCGCTCTACCTCGTTGGCGGACTCGCTTTCGGCGCAGGTGGCGTGGTCAAGCTCGAAGGTATGCACGAATTCGCACATCTCTCCGGCGAAATCGGTGTGATCCTGCTGCTGCTTATGCTCGGTTTGGAATATACGGCTGCCGAGCTTTTCACCGGTCTGCGCAGGTCCTGGCAGGCCGGTGTTCTTGACCTGGTGCTGAATTTCATCCCCGGCGCGGCGCTGGCGCTCCTGCTCGGCTGGGGAGCGGTAGGCGCCATGGTTATGGGCGGCGTCACGTATATCTCGTCCTCAGGGATCGCCGCCAAGGTCATCACGGACCTGGGCCGGATCGGTAACCGCGAGACCCCCGTGGTGCTGTCCATCCTGGTGTTCGAGGATCTGGCCATGGCAGTGTACCTGCCCATCCTCACCGCCACCCTCGCGGGCGTGAGCTTCCTGGGCGGGCTCACCACGGTAGCAATCTCGCTGGCGGTGGTCACCGTCGTGTTAATGGTGGCGCTGCGGCACGGCCACCGTGTATCAAAAGCGGTGCACAGCGAAAATTCCGAAGTCTTCCTGCTCAACCTGCTCGGCGCCGCACTGCTGGTGGCCGGCATCGCGTCAGCCCTGCAGGTTTCGGCCGCAGTGGGCGCGTTTATGTTGGGTATAGCGATCTCGGGAGCTACCGCCCACAGCGCCACCCGGATCCTGGAACCGCTGCGGGATCTCTTTGCGGCCATCTTCTTTGTGGCATTCGGGCTCAACACAGACCCGTCCACCATCCCGCCGGTACTCGGCTGGGCTCTGATCCTCGCGGCCATCACTGCCACTACCAAGATGCTCACGGGCATTTGGGCTGCCAAGCGGGCCGGAATTGCACGCCCGGGCCGCTTCCGTGCAGGCGCCGCCCTGATTGCCCGCGGCGAGTTCTCCATTGTGATCGCCGGCCTGGCCGTGGCGTCTGGCGTGGTCCCGGACGACCTCGCCGCCCTGGCAACCGCCTACGTGCTGATCATGGCCGTCCTCGGGCCGCTGGCCGCGCGCTATGTGGAACCAGTGCTCAAGGCGTTCGGCGGGCCTGTCCGGTTGGCCGCGAAGGCGTAG
- a CDS encoding MFS transporter encodes MAPPPPTSATVSQPVIDSASASATAASAQTQPIAVVSEHLPWRHTFISLKVHNFRIFAIGHFVAVVALWMQRIAQDWLVLELSGSVTAVGITVALQFMPSLLLGPWGGMMADRFAKRRILILCQSLAAVLAAALAVLALTGAIEVWHVYVIALLLGLVTVLDQPARQVFVNELVGPKYLRNAISVNSTTFQLGGLIGPALAGLLLTAVGAGWAFAANALACCSTVAMLLLLRKDQLFVSTPAPKKKGMLREGLQYALSKPTIYWPWLMAGFISVFAMSLPVLLAAFADHVFDVGAGGYGLLNALVALGALAGAVASTRRRQLRLRSVVFCAGMYGLMLCLAALAPSMLWFSVVMVLSGFWCLMFLTGSNQLVQISSNMGIRGRVMSLYIMVLIGGQAIGGPMLGWIAEHVDPHVALMVSGGVPALAAVTVAVVLARKGALALRVDLKDRRHPLRIVRRVAAA; translated from the coding sequence GTGGCACCCCCACCGCCAACGTCGGCAACCGTCAGCCAGCCCGTCATCGACTCCGCTTCCGCGTCCGCTACCGCCGCCTCCGCCCAGACCCAACCCATCGCCGTCGTCAGTGAACACCTCCCCTGGCGGCACACGTTTATCTCCCTGAAAGTCCACAATTTCCGCATCTTCGCGATCGGGCACTTTGTCGCCGTTGTCGCCCTCTGGATGCAGCGGATCGCCCAGGACTGGCTGGTGCTGGAACTGTCCGGCTCCGTCACCGCCGTGGGCATCACCGTGGCGCTGCAGTTCATGCCGTCGCTGCTGTTGGGGCCGTGGGGCGGCATGATGGCGGACCGGTTTGCCAAGCGCCGGATCCTCATCCTGTGCCAGAGCCTGGCCGCGGTCCTCGCCGCAGCGCTCGCCGTGCTTGCCCTGACCGGCGCCATCGAAGTGTGGCACGTGTACGTCATCGCGCTCCTGCTGGGCCTGGTCACGGTGCTGGATCAGCCCGCGCGCCAGGTGTTCGTCAACGAGCTGGTGGGCCCCAAGTACCTCCGGAACGCCATCAGCGTCAACTCCACCACGTTCCAGCTGGGAGGCCTGATCGGTCCGGCACTGGCGGGACTGTTGCTGACCGCCGTCGGCGCAGGCTGGGCCTTCGCCGCGAATGCGCTGGCCTGCTGCTCCACGGTGGCCATGCTGCTGCTCCTGCGCAAGGACCAGCTGTTCGTCAGCACTCCCGCGCCCAAGAAGAAGGGCATGCTGCGGGAAGGACTGCAGTATGCGCTCAGCAAGCCCACCATCTACTGGCCGTGGCTGATGGCCGGCTTCATCTCCGTCTTCGCCATGAGCCTGCCCGTGCTGCTCGCCGCGTTCGCGGACCACGTGTTCGACGTCGGCGCCGGCGGCTATGGCCTGCTGAACGCCCTGGTGGCACTGGGGGCGTTGGCCGGTGCTGTCGCGTCCACGCGGCGCCGCCAGCTGCGGCTCCGCTCCGTGGTGTTCTGTGCGGGAATGTATGGCCTGATGCTGTGCCTGGCCGCCCTGGCGCCGTCCATGCTCTGGTTTAGCGTGGTGATGGTCCTGTCCGGATTCTGGTGCCTGATGTTCCTCACCGGCTCCAACCAGCTCGTCCAGATCAGCTCCAACATGGGCATCCGGGGCCGGGTCATGAGCCTGTACATCATGGTGCTGATCGGCGGCCAGGCCATCGGCGGGCCCATGCTCGGGTGGATCGCCGAGCACGTGGACCCGCACGTGGCACTCATGGTGTCCGGCGGGGTGCCGGCGCTCGCCGCGGTGACTGTCGCCGTCGTCCTGGCCCGAAAAGGCGCGCTGGCGCTCAGGGTGGACCTCAAGGACCGCCGCCACCCGCTGCGGATCGTCCGCCGGGTAGCCGCGGCGTAA